A window of the Polypterus senegalus isolate Bchr_013 chromosome 4, ASM1683550v1, whole genome shotgun sequence genome harbors these coding sequences:
- the elac1 gene encoding zinc phosphodiesterase ELAC protein 1 encodes MSMELVFLGTGAAYPSPYRSASALVLRTEGDCWLFDCGEGTQTQLMRSHLKAGRITKIFITHLHGDHMFGLPGLLCTLSLNCSTTAGKEQQPVHIYGPAGLRKFLRVSLELSNSQLLFPYIVHEFVPTADQSPTEGMIDSVKTECDGELYPQEQEGRTIYLDPEEKCYTLLENEQFVVKAFRLYHRIPSFGFTVQERERPGRLNVEKLKELGVRPGPAYGKLKNGESIVLENGVTVHSADVVQTSIPGRKLCILGDCSGPIDDAAQRLCWEADVLVHEATLNDTQKDKALEHGHSTPSMAADFANSCQAKQLVLNHFSQRYKPSSLLKGEDENNIMEMKLQAAGVFKGNEVIIAEDFLSISVPIKKNHSSTL; translated from the exons ATGTCCATGGAGTTAGTTTTCCTAGGGACTGGGGCAGCTTACCCGTCTCCATACAGGAGCGCCTCTGCTTTGGTGCTCCGCACGGAGGGCGACTGTTGGCTTTTTGACTGTGGAGAGGGAACGCAGACACAGCTGATGAGAAGCCATTTGAAAGCAG gTAGAATAACAAAGATTTTCATTACTCATCTACATGGAGACCACATGTTTGGTTTGCCTGGGCTTTTGTGCACATTAAGCCTCAACTGTAGTACCACAGCTGGCAAAGAACAACAGCCTGTGCATATCTATGGACCAGCGGGATTGAGGAAATTTCTCCGTGTCAGTTTGGAACTATCTAATTCTCAATTGCTATTTCCGTATATAGTCCATGAATTTGTTCCAACAGCAGATCAGAGTCCAACAGAAGGCATGATTGATTCAGTCAAGACAGAATGTGATGGCGAACTGTACCCACAAGAGCAGGAAGGAAGGACAATTTATCTTGACCCCGAAGAGAAGTGCTACACCCTGCTGGAAAATGAGCAGTTTGTTGTTAAAGCATTTCGACTTTATCATCGGATACCTTCTTTCGGTTTTACAGTCCAAGAAAGAGAACGACCTGGGAGGTTAAATgttgaaaaattaaaggagctcg GAGTAAGACCAGGACCGGCATATGGCAAACTAAAGAATGGAGAATCTATTGTACTTGAAAATGGTGTCACTGTCCACTCAGCAGATGTTGTCCAGACCTCTATCCCTGGACGAAAACTGTGTATATTAGGTGACTGCAGTGGTCCTATTGATGATGCCGCTCAAAGACTTTGTTGGGAAGCAGATGTGCTTGTGCATGAGGCTACACTTAATGACACACAGAAAGACAAGGCCCTTGAACATGGTCATAGTACACCAAGCATGGCAGCAGACTTTGCAAACTCATGTCAAGCAAAACAACTGGTCCTTAATCATTTTAGTCAGAGGTATAAGCCTTCCTCTCTGTTGAAGGGCGAAGATGAAAATAACATCATGGAGATGAAATTGCAAGCTGCAGGTGTATTTAAAGGTAATGAAGTTATAATAGCTGAGGATTTCTTGTCAATAAGTGttcctattaaaaaaaatcatagttctaccctttaa